From Pungitius pungitius chromosome 9, fPunPun2.1, whole genome shotgun sequence, one genomic window encodes:
- the tpcn3 gene encoding two pore segment channel 3, translating to MSEPDKKEDIPDGSAGTGIPNGGNAAKSKEDFALASIYVSDAQYNRNIYFDTSPQAVRLYLRYNHWIPKVLLLFFIVVNLCLAIFEEPAFFLLPVVCTMLVELLCLLVFALRLTHYAKVIPRDKFWKDPKNICIIVILVLTLVDMIIYGALEATGCRAVRWSRVLRPLLLVNVTEGRQLRRAFRSIRNALPQIFYVFLLFMFSLLIFSLMALKLLSKRGLKTIDGAPYFTNYLQIVFDLYVLVTTANSPDIMMPAYNNSFVFAIFFILYILINTYIFMSVFLAVVYNNYKKYLKEEVRQLVRTKRHKMARAFAVLQEARAEGGEPVVSQANWNQVVKLVQPGISNAHRELLWSVADDNNQGCIGKLAFVQLADLLNIEVITLKSRPHPLESACPAFYRSAPSRLVCRLVQHRAFVIAYDVIILVNAVFIGLDEENPLIANSEWAFLTLYLLEILLKLYVFEPRSFFSRHNFWNWFDTIIVISALIATIVNSALMSSGNYTSRQILDIVFILRVLRLIRVLDSIQRFRAIINTLIRIGPAILTFGQLIIVVYYIFAMVGMELFKGKVKFYEANSSDPAKAYCGNELLKGTEFAQLNYCKNNFNNVVSSYILLLELTVVNQWHVLSSGFAAVTHASARLFFILFHIMVVIVIINIFVAFVLEAFFVEYSVDKSDLQTSLERKIEELELAVAQEKLEDNLVNAMETADNEQGPGQSANNKSALKFKIASKRYRTVDALLQRMFEADLDPQDFAENDDGNFANPAFSPA from the exons ATGTCCGAGCCAGACAAGAAGGAGGACATTCCTGATGGGTCCGCAGGAACTGGAATCCCGAACGGAGGAAATGCTGCAAAAAGCAAAGAG GATTTTGCGCTGGCCTCCATCTATGTGTCGGATGCTCAGTACAACAGGAACATCTACTTTGACACGTCGCCTCAGGCTGTGAG gcttTATCTGCGCTACAATCACTGGATCCCTAAggtgctcctcctcttctttatcGTGGTGAATCTGTGTCTGGCCATCTTCGAGGAGCCGGCTTTCTTCCTTCTGCCAGTGGTG TGCACCatgctggtggagctgctctGTCTGCTGGTCTTCGCCCTCCGACTCACCCACTACGCCAAAGTGATTCCTCGAGACAAGTTCTGGAAAGATCCCAAAAACATCTGCATCATCGTCATACTTGTG CTCACGCTGGTGGACATGATCATCTACGGCGCGCTGGAGGCCACCGGCTGCCGCGCCGTCCGCTGGTCCAGAGTCCTGCGGCCGCTGCTCCTGGTCAACGTCACGGAGGGACGGCAG CTCCGCAGAGCGTTCAGAAGCATCCGGAACGCTCTGCCTCAGATCTTCTACGTCTTCCTGCTCTTCATGTTCAGCCTGCTGATCTTCTCCCTCATGGCGCTCAAACTGCTCAGCAAACG AGGTCTGAAGACCATCGATGGGGCTCCGTACTTCACCAACTACCTGCAGATCGTCTTCGACCTGTACGTCCTCGTCACCACGGCCAACAGCCCCGACATCAT GATGCCGGCGTACAACAACAGCTTCGTCTTCGCCATCTTCTTCATCCTGTACATCCTCATCAACACGTACATCTTCATGTCCGTCTTCTTGGCCGTCGTCTACAACAACTACAAGAAATACCTGAAG GAGGAGGTGCGGCAGCTGGTGAGGACCAAGCGGCACAAGATGGCGCGCGCGTTTGCCGTGCTGCAGGAGGCGCGGGCGGAGGGCGGGGAGCCGGTGGTGAGCCAGGCCAACTGGAACCAGGTCGTCAAGCTGGTTCAGCCCGGCATCAGCAACGCGCACAGGGAGCTGCTGTGGAGCGTCGCCGACGACAACAACCAGGGCTGCATtg GTAAGCTGGCGTTCGTCCAGCTGGCCGACCTGCTGAACATCGAGGTGATCACGCTCAAGTCGAGACCGCACCCGCTGGAGAGCGCCTGCCCCGCCTTCTACCGGTCGGCCCCCAGCCGCCTCGTCTGCCGCCTCGTTCAGCACCG GGCCTTCGTGATCGCCTACGACGTGATCATCCTGGTGAACGCCGTGTTCATCGGTCTGGACGAGGAGAATCCGCTGATCGCCAACTCGGAGTGGGCTTTCCTGACCCTCTACCTGCTGGAGATCCTGCTGAAGCTCTACGTGTTCGAGCCCAGGTCCTTCTTCTCCAGGCACAACTTCTGGAACTG gttCGACACCATCATCGTCATCTCCGCTCTCATCGCCACCATCGTCAACTCCGCCCTGATGTCCT CGGGAAACTACACCAGCCGACAGATCCTGGACATCGTCTTCATCCTGCGGGTCCTCAGGCTGATCCGCGTGTTGGACAGCATCCAAAG GTTCCGCGCAATCATCAACACCCTGATCCGGATCGGACCGGCCATCCTCACGTTCGGACAGCTGATTATC gtggTGTACTACATCTTTGCCATGGTGGGGATGGAGCTGTTCAAGGGGAAGGTGAAGTTCTACGAGGCGAACTCCAGCGACCCGGCGAAGGCGTACTGCGGGAACGAGCTGCTGAAAGGAACGGAGTTCGCGCAACTAAACTACTGCAAGAACAACTTCAACAACGTGGTGTCGTCCTACATCCTGCTGTTGGAGCTGACCGTGGTCAACCAGTGGCACG TGCTCAGCAGCGGCTTCGCCGCCGTCACCCACGCGTCGGCCAggctcttcttcatcctcttccacATCATGGTCGTCATTGTCATCATCAA TATCTTCGTGGCGTTCGTCCTGGAGGCGTTCTTCGTGGAGTACTCGGTGGATAAGAGCGACCTGCAGACGTCTCTGGAGAGGAAGAttgaggagctggagctggctgTGGCGCA GGAGAAGTTGGAGGATAACTTGGTGAACGCCATGGAAACCGCCGACAACGAGCAGGGACCCGGCCAATCGGCAAACAACAAATCCGCCCTGAAGTTCAAAATCGCCTCAAAAA GATATCGGACCGTGGACGCTCTGCTGCAGCGGATGTTCGAGGCCGACCTCGACCCCCAAGACTTCGCAGAGAACGACGACGGCAACTTTGCAAACCCGGCGTTCAGCCCCGCGTAG
- the LOC134132724 gene encoding caspase b-like, which produces MSVRKLLLEVLEDLLQEDFKTFKWHLGDVVLKDLEPIPKSRLEAADRTDTVGRILESYGEKDGVRITVEVLKLIRYCHSAEKLMNTYKAGGGAASSSAPGGAPGGAAPAAPSAPAVAPSTMTAQDQGVLFAPLFAGGTVGTMNVTINK; this is translated from the exons ATGTCGGTTAGAAAGCTGCTGCTTGAGGTTCTGGAAGATTTGCTTCAAGAAGACTTCAAAACCTTTAAGTGGCACCTCGGGGACGTCGTCCTGAAAGACCTTGAGCCGATCCCCAAATCCCGCCTGGAGGCCGCGGACCGAACCGACACCGTGGGAAGGATTTTGGAGAGCTACGGCGAAAAAGACGGCGTGAGGATCACCGTGGAGGTCCTGAAGCTCATCCGCTACTGTCACTCTGCAGAGAAGTTGATGAACACATACAAAG caggaggaggggcagcTTCATCCTCTGCACCTGGTGGTGCACCTGGTGGTGCAGCTCCTGCGGCTCCATCAGCACCTGCTGTTGCTCCGTCCACCATGACGGCTCAGGACCAAGGTGTCCTCTTCGCCCCGTTATTCGCCGGGGGCACCGTTGGGACAATGAATGTAACCATAAACAAATGA
- the LOC119218055 gene encoding myelin and lymphocyte protein-like has product MAHNTATMGNLPSGIGICTTIPDILYVPELIFGGLVWILVACTLVVPHNPQAWVMFVSIFCFTVTFVWVVVFACGVHQNKGRWAAADFIYHGVAAFFYLSASVVLANVTLNITDTSSRNYKLDVSAVVFSFVATLLYFSHTLLSAIRWKSF; this is encoded by the exons ATGGCCCATAACACCGCCACCATGGGGAACCTGCCCAGCGGCATCGGGATATGTACGACCATCCCCGACATCCTCTACGTGCCCGAGCTG ATCTTCGGCGGCCTGGTCTGGATCCTGGTGGCGTGCACGCTGGTGGTGCCGCACAACCCTCAGGCCTGGGTGATGTTCGTCTCCATCTTCTGCTTCACCGTGACCTTCGTCTGGGTGGTGGTGTTCGCCTGCGGCGTCCATCAGAACAAAGGCCGCTGGGCCGCCGCA GACTTCATCTACCACGGCGTCGCGGCCTTCTTCTACCTCAGTGCTTCAGTGGTTCTGGCCAACGTCACCCTGAACATAACCGACACGAGCTCCCGGAACTACAAGCTGGACGTCTCAGCAGTG GTGTTCTCGTTCGTGGCGACGCTTCTCTACTTCTCCCACACCCTCCTGTCTGCCATTCGATGGAAGTCTTTCTAG
- the pgap4 gene encoding transmembrane protein 246 — protein sequence MPRWRSFVSRYLRWSNPVAQALALSAVTFCVVLPLCCHRLLYSYYFIRSVYLDSMSEEVLRESLDRGQDALRFWQSAASSSSGAASAGPPAFAGDDRRPELLVTVVTSRRDQGSDFHYLLQVMRRLSGVLGGCGERRCAEVLVCDVESGSLENQDARLLEAHFRVIRRSPEEQRRNRDAVNTFEREKRDYVFCLRKGWELFRPRNVVVLEDDALPKEDFFQVVRDLLSRRFSLHTLYVKLYHPERLQRYWNPEPYRILEWVGLGLVAATALLLAASSCWSPRCFSFTPSAGHLLFFTVYFMAASELLGRHYFLEARRLSPQLYAVSPATECCTPAMLFPGNSSLRVAEYLDGSFCAKGNAKDTVLYRLARATPGERSHSVEPNLISHIGAYSSVRANPARPKLL from the coding sequence atgccTCGATGGAGATCCTTCGTCAGTCGGTACCTGCGATGGTCCAACCCCGTCGCTCAGGCCCTCGCCCTGTCCGCCGTCACCTTCTGCGTCGTCCTCCCCCTGTGCTGCCACCGGCTGCTGTACTCGTACTACTTCATCCGCTCCGTGTACCTTGACTCCATGAGCGAGGAGGTCCTGCGCGAGAGCCTCGACCGAGGCCAGGACGCGCTGCGCTTCTGGCAgagcgccgcctcctcctcctccggcgccGCGTCGGCGGGGCCTCCCGCATTCGCCGGCGACGACCGGCGCCCCGAGCTGCTCGTGACCGTGGTGACGTCCCGGCGCGACCAAGGGAGCGACTTCCACTACCTGCTGCAGGTGATGCGTCGGCTGAGCGGCGTGCTGGGGGGCTGCGGGGAGCGGCGCTGCGCTGAGGTGCTGGTCTGCGACGTGGAGAGCGGCTCGCTGGAGAACCAGGACGCCCGGCTGCTGGAGGCCCACTTCAGGGTGATCCGGCGCTCCCCCGAGGAGCAGCGCAGGAACCGGGACGCGGTCAACACCTTCGAGAGGGAGAAGCGGGACTACGTCTTCTGCCTCCGCAAGGGGTGGGAGCTGTTCAGGCCCCGGAACGTGGTCGTCCTAGAGGACGACGCTCTGCCGAAGGAGGACTTCTTCCAGGTGGTGAGGGACCTGCTGTCGCGTCGCTTCTCCCTGCACACGCTCTACGTCAAGCTGTATCACCCCGAGAGGCTGCAGCGCTACTGGAACCCCGAGCCGTACCGCATCCTGGAGTGGGTGGGGCTCGGGCTGGTCGCAGCGACggccctcctcctcgccgcctcctcctgctggagCCCCCGCTGTTTCTCCTTCACGCCGTCGGCCGGCCACCTGCTCTTCTTCACCGTCTACTTCATGGCCGCCTCGGAGCTGCTGGGGCGGCACTACTTCCTGGAGGCGCGCAGGCTCTCGCCGCAGCTCTACGCCGTCTCGCCGGCCACGGAGTGCTGCACCCCCGCCATGCTGTTCCCGGGCAACTCCTCGCTCCGGGTGGCCGAGTACCTGGACGGCTCCTTCTGCGCCAAGGGGAACGCCAAAGACACGGTGCTCTATCGGCTGGCTCGGGCGACGCCCGGGGAGAGGTCTCACAGCGTGGAGCCCAACCTCATCAGCCACATCGGGGCCTATTCCTCAGTCAGAGCCAACCCGGCCAGGCCCAAGCTCCtctga